TAAAATATAAGTCTCGAGCTCAACTTCCTGTCGGGCCCTGACCTCTGTTTCGCTCATTACTTGCATCTCCTGAAACAGTTCCAGGGTATGCTTTGAAGTAAGGACCTGAAGGGCCTCCGGGGTGTTTTTATTATTACTCAATTTACGTTTTGCCGCCTCTTTCCACCAGGATTCACTATAACCATCACCGTCAAAACGGATACGCTTTGAGGACTTAATATATTCCCTGAGGACATTAAAGATAGCTTCATCTTTTTTAAGGCTCTTTTTTGCGATCAGCGCATCTACCTCAATCTTAAAATTGATTAACTGTTTTGCCACAATGGTGTTGAGCACGGTCATGGGCTTGGCGCAATTGGATTTTGATCCTACGCCCCTCATTTCAAATTTGTTGCCGGTAAAGGCAAAGGGGGAGGTGCGGTTTCTGTCTGTGTTGTCGAGAAGAATTTCAGGGATTTTCCCAACCACGTTGAGTTTTAATTCGGTTTTTTCCTCCGGGGATAATTTTCCTTGAGATACTCCTTCGAGTTCATCGAGAACTTCACTGAGTTGTTTCCCTATAAAAATGGAAAATATTGCCGGTGGAGCCTCGTTTGCCCCAAGGCGATGGTCATTACTCGCTGAAGCTATTGATGCCCTGAGAAGTTCCTCATAAGAATCGACTGCCTTGATCGTATTGACAAAGAAGGTCAGAAACTGCAGGTTCTTCATCGGGGTAGAACCCGGACTGAGAAGATTCACCCCGGTATCGGTTGCCAGAGACCAATTATTGTGTTTCCCTGAACCATTGATGCCTGCAAATGGTTTTTCGTGAAAAAGAACTTTAAGGTCGTGTTTGTCTGCTACTTTCTCCATCACATCCATCAGCAGCAGATTGTGATCCACAGCCAGGTTCGCCTCTTCAAAAACGGGAGCCAGTTCAAATTGATTCGGAGCTACTTCATTATGCCTGGTTTTCACAGGAATACCGAGCTTGGTACATTCCACTTCCAGGTCCTTCATGTAATTTATTGCTCGCAAGGGGATCACTCCAAAATAGTGATCATCTAGTTGTTGACCTTTGGCAGCAGCCTGCCCTACCAAAGTTCGCCCTGAAAGTACAAGATCAGGTCTGGAATTGGCGAGGGACTTGTCTATTAGAAAGTATTCCTGTTCCCATCCCAGGGTGGCGTTTACCTTATTAACGGTCTTGTCAAAATACCGGGCAACTTTGGTAGCGGCTTCATCAACTGCATGTAAGGCACGTAATAATGGGACTTTATTATCTAAAGCTTCTCCGGTATAGGATACAAAGACAGTGGGAATACACAAGGTTGCTCCGTAAATAAAGGCCGGTGAAGTAGGATCCCATGCTGTATATCCACGGGCCTCAAATGTATTTCGGATTCCTCCGCTGGGAAAGCTGGAGGCGTCAGGTTCTTGTTGTACCAGTTGGCTGCCACCGAACTTCTCAATAGCCCTGCCATTTGGAAGGAGGTCGAAAAAGGCGTCGTGTTTTTCGGCAGTGGCCCCTGTTAAGGGCTGAAACCAGTGAGTGTAGTGGGTAGCACCCATAGATAACGCCCATGATTTCATGGATTCGGCGATTTGATCAGCCATCTTTCTGTTGATTTTTGAACCTGTGAAAATGGCATTTTTCACACTCTCCAGGGCATCCCTGGTTAAGTATTGAGTCATTCGGTCTTCGTTAAAAACCTGCGATCCGAAGAGTTCTGACCTTCTGATTTCTTCAACCGTAATAGAAGGTTTTCGCTGAGAACTTTGGCTGATGGCGTTTAATCTTTGAGTAGACATATCTGGAAAGGTTTTTATTCCGGGAGCTAAATTAAACATTTCGCAGATATACCCCTATAATTAATAATTATTTACAATGAACCCCTATTAAATCAGGGGTGTTGATAATTATGTCGAAATTATTAATAATTACCCCCTATAATTTTATGGATCTATGGAAAATCTTTTATTTTTGGTGATCTTAAAAATTTGAAAATTTAACTCGCAAGATTATGAGCAAAGCAAAATTAGAATACATCTGGCTGGATGGATATCATCCCACCCAGAACATGCGTAGCAAGACGAAGATCGAGGACGATTTCAGTGGAAAGCTGGAAGACTGCCCAGTTTGGTCATTTGACGGAAGTTCAACGCAGCAGGCCGAAGGAGGATCTTCTGATTGCCTTCTGAAACCAGTAGCTATTTTTCCGGATCCTACCCGAATTAATGGGTACCTAGTGATGACAGAAGTAATGAATGCTGATGGAACACCTCATGTTTCCAATCACAGGGCCAAAATTGATGACGATGACAACGACTTTTGGTTCGGCTTTGAGCAGGAATACTTTATTATGGACAGGAAAACGCAACTGCCTTTGGGCTTCCCATTGGGAGGTTACCCGGGACCACAGGGAATGTACTACTGTTCCGTAGGAGGACTCAATACTCATGGCCGTGATTTTGTTGAAGAGCACGCAGACATTTGTCTTGAAGCTGGGATTAATTTTGAAGGGATCAACCAAGAGGTTGCTTCAGGACAATGGGAATTTCAGATTTTTGCCAAAGGAGCCAAGAATGCAGGTGACCAGGTATGGGTAGCTCGCTATATCTTAGATCGACTAACTGAATCTTACGGATATTATATAGAATATCATCCAAAACCTGTAAAAGGAGATTGGAACGGTTCCGGAATGCATGCTAATTTCTCAAACAGTCTGTTGAGAAATGCAGGTAGCAAGGATGTATACGAAGCAGTCTGTGAGGCATTCAGGCCTGTGGCTAAAGAACATATCGCTGTATATGGTGAATTCAACGACCAGCGACTCACCGGACTTCATGAAACAGCTTCCATTAATGACTTCAGCTATGGAGTTTCAGACAGAGGAGCTTCCATCAGGATTCCAATTGCTACCGTTGAGCGCGGATGGAAAGGATGGTTGGAAGACAGACGTCCTGCTTCAAACGGTGATCCGTACAAAATTGCAGGAAGAATTGTTCAGACCGTAAAATCGGCCAAGATCGAAGTTTCTGCTTGAGGAAATCAACTAACGTAAATTCAAACCGTTTTCAGAAGTATTTGAAAACGGTTTTTTTATGCCGTAATTTTTGGTTATCCCAGGGTTAAATATAAAAAAGCCCCGTAGCCCAGTAGCAGTATAATTCCGTCATGCCATCCCAACCTGAGTCCTTTGGGAAAAAATACAAGGGGAAGGACTAAAAAGGCAAAGCCCAGCATCCAGAAAATATCATTGTTCAATAACCCCTGATCTATCACATGAATTGGGCTTACCATTGACGTAATGCCCAGTACAGCCAACAGATTGAAAATATTGGATCCAATTAGGTTTCCCAGACCAATAGCTTTTTCTTTTTTGAGGATGGCAATCACCGAAGCGGCTAATTCAGGGATACTAGTACCCACAGATACTACCGTAATCCCAATTATTCGCTCGCTTACCTCATAAAAAGTGGCAAGACCAACTGCTCCGGTAATCAGGAATTCCGATCCGGCCCAGAGGCCAAATCCGCCTATACCAAGGAAAAATACCGCTTTGTAAAGTGGTAAAGGGATGATGCTTTTATCCAAATTCTCCACTACGGCGGGTTTCTGAAATTTCAAAAGAAAAACGAGAAAGAGGAAGAGACAGCCCAGCATGATACATCCTTCCAATGCGCTTATCACGCCATCGAAATAGATTAAAAAAAAGAATAGCAGTGAGGCTGCCATCATCACGGGCCAGTCCGTTTTATAAAAGCTTTTTCGAACCTCTATTGGCCCTAAAACCAGGATGATCCCCAGTACCAGGCCCAAATTGGCAATATTTGATCCAACGACGTTCCCCAAGGCCAGGTCGGGAAAACCTTCCAGGGCCGCATTTACACTTACAATGAGTTCCGGAGTGGAGGTTGCAAAGGAAACAATAGTCATCCCTATGATGATCCTAGGGATATTCAGCCTAAGGGAAAGAGCTACGGATGCCTTCAGGAGCCAATTCCCACCGATAATCAGCAGAGTCAGGCCCAGGACTATAAATATAAAATGCTGCAAATGTCAGATTTAAAAAATATAACGCAATCCTGAAGAGAACGATTATACCTTACGCGATTTCCATATATAGAATGTCAAATGTAAAAAATAGAAAGGATATAGTTTATTAAAAATGTTAAATAACTACAAATATAGTTGTATAACTATTTTTTTAGTAGTAGGTTTGATTTGCGCATTTGAGATGTAAAATCAGGTTAGATGACCTAAAATTAAAGGAATGAGAAAAAGTTTTGGTAGTGCATCGATTATTTTATTGTTGATGACAGGATGTGCTCAAAATACGTCATCCGAGCAATCTGCCTTTAAAAGTGAGGAGCAGAAATCAGAATTTATCTCCGGAAGTGGCCAATTGCCGGGATAATTATGGTGAGGCCTTAAGGGCAAAGGGGACGAAAAACGAAGCAATTTCAGCATAAGAAAAAGCCCTGGAAATAAGGCCCGATTTGGAATCTGCTCAGAGGGCACTTGAAGAACTAAAACAATAATCAGAATACAGCTTATGAAAAAACTGACGAACAAAGAGGAAGAGGTGATGAAGATTCTCTGGAAGCTGAAAAAGGCTTTTGTAAAAGAGATCCTGGCCGAAATAAAAGAAGATAAACCCCACTACAATACCCTATCTACTATTGTACGTAACCTAGAAGACAAGGAATACGTGGGTCATGAGGCCTTTGGAAATACACATCGGTACTTCCCTTTAATATCGATGGAAGCTTACCGAAAGCGATTTGTAAATGCCACAATTGCCGACTTTTACGACAATTCTTATAAAAGTCTGGTTTCTTTCTTTGCCAAGGAAGAAAAAATATCGGTGGAAGAATTAAAGGAAATTATTGAGCTCATTGAAAAAAATAAATGATGGAAGCATTTTTTGAATATTTATTGAAATCCTCAGGAATACTGCTAATATTTTATATAGTCTACCTCCTTTTGCTTCAAAAGGAAACCCTGTTTAAGGAGAATCGAAGATTTCTCCTGCTAGGATTACTGTGTGCTTTGTTATGTCCCTGGATCAGTATTCCGGTTTACATAGAAATGGTTCCTGTGTCTATAAGTTCTGCAAATACGGGCACATTGGTAAACACAGCGTCTAATTCGGGCTCCAGGATTGATCCCTGGGTAATCGGTTTTATTATATATCTGGCCGGATTGGTTTTTTGGTTGACCAAATTCGGACTCCAACTTTGGTCACTTCGCGCTACCCTGAGCAGGGCAGTACTTAAAAGGAAGGAACAAAAGATTCGATATTTGGAAACTGATCAGCAAATTGCCCCGTTTTCATTCTTTAACTACATCGTCTACAATCCTGGTTTTTACAACCGTACAGAACTCGATTCTATTCTGGCTCATGAAAAAGCCCACTGTGAACAAAAGCACTCCTTGGATATTTTGATCAGTCAACTTTTTACAATCATTTTATGGATTAATCCGATGAGTTTTATGTACCACAATAAAATTCGACAGAATCTTGAATTCCTGGCCGATGCGAGTGCCATGAACCGTATCCCGTCAAAGAAGGGTTATCAGTATACCATGCTTAAAGTATCGGGGCAGGAGCTTCCGATAAGTATCATAAATCATTTTTATAATTCATTAATCAAAAAACGAATCGTCATGTTACAAAAATCGCAATCAAAAAAGGCACGGATAATCAAAGCGGCACTGGTTGTCCCGGCTTTGGCCCTATTCCTGTTTAGCTTCAACACCAAAGAAATTTACATCCCATCAAACAAGGGATCTGATGTTAGTTGGGAGGAGATGAAATTAACCAAGGAGATTAAAATTCAGATCAACAAGGATACCACCGATGAAGAATTGGCAGAAATGAAGGAAATGATGGCAGAGGAAGGAGCCGACTTTTCCTATACTGTGGTTCGGAATGAGGAAAAAGAAATCATTGAACTGTCGATTAACGTACAGGGAACATCGGAAGATGGTAAAGAATTTAACGGCACCTCAGATTTTAATAATGACGGTGAACCTATTGACCCTGTTACCATTGTCTTTGATCCCGAAGGAAAAATGATGTTCATGGGAGGAGAAGGTGAAATGGAATTTGGAAAAAGCCTTGAGAAAAGTAAAATGACATGGATTATGGAAGAGGATACCGAAATTTCTGAGAAAGAGATTGAAAAAATGAAAGAAGACGGAATCGTAGTTATACGCGTTACCGAAGATGAAAATGAATGGACCGATGACAAGGGAAATATCACCAAAAGGATTAAGGTAATTAATGGTGGTGACGACAAAGAAGGAGAAAAGATCATTATTAAAGGAGTTGATGGGGACATACATTCTGACGAGGAAATGAGGATCATTAAAAAGAAAATTATTAAAAGTAAGGATGGAGAAATAGAAATTCATGAAGGGCATGAAGATTCAGAAATAGAACACATCGAGGTCATCAAATCAAAAGGTGGGAAAGGCAAGAATGTTTTTATAATCAAGGATTCAGATGATGAAGAAGATATCGAAGTCATGGAAGGGAATGCGTTCTTCTTTGTGGACACAGAGAAGGGAGAAAAACCATTGTATGTAATCGATGGGAAAGTGGTTAAAGAAAAAGCTTTTAGCTCTCTCTCGCCAAAGGATATCGCTACGGTTAATGTCTACAAGGGAGAGAAAGCCATTGAAAAGTACGGAAAGAAAGCAAAGGACGGAGTTGTAGAAGTGATCACCAAGAAGGACTGATCTATAGGTCTTTCAAAACGAATTTCTTGTCAATAGTAAAGCCGACCTGAAACAGGTCGGTTTTTATTTGAAAAAAGATGAAACTGCCAAATAAGGTGCAATTTGATTGATTTTTACTCTACGTTTTTCAAATTCAGCAGTAAACAGCCCTACAATTATTACATATTATCATCATAAAACTCCTTTACTATAACCATTTGTAAATTTTTTGTAGACTTACTATTGTAATTAGCAATAGTTTTTATTTTTTCTCTTACATTTCTGTACGCACTTTTATTAGTTTTCTTTCTTTTCCTTGGCCGCATTAGGTCACTTATATATCTTCCTGAAAAATTAAGAAAATGAGGATCTTTTCCTCTTAAAAACTCAATACATGATTGCATTAGTAAAATTGGTTTTACAATTCTTTATTCTGCTTGTTGGGCTGTTATTGTAGATTGCAACGCAGGGATAAAGAAATAGGAATTGAGGTGGTGAGCCAAGCAGTATAAAGAGAGAATTGCTACATTTGGTGCATGAAAAAGTCTTTTTTCAAAGTGCTGGCTGCCATCAATAGGATATTTCTACCCTCCTACTCAAAAAAAGATTTCGATCTTTCAAAGGCCAGTAAACTACAATTAGCCATAATAGGCTGGAGGTATTTTGTTACCACCAGGGCAATAGATTAGAACCGCATTAAGGAATTTACCTTATAACCAACCAACTTTGAAGCTCCGTGTAATGCAGTTAATTCCAGTAGGAAATTACACTGTATCACAACCCCACCCAGGGCTTCAATAAGCTTACAGGTAGCCTTTGCGGTTCCCCCGGTGGCAAGAACATCATCGTGTACCACTACTCTGTCTCCAGGGTTAATGGCATCGGCGTGTATCTCTAAAGTATCCGACCCGTATTCAAGGTCGTAAGTATGACTGATTTTCTGATGGGGTAATTTCCCTACTTTTCTTACGGGGACAAATCCGGCCCCAATTCCAGTGCCAGAACAGGGCCATAAAAAAACCCCCGGCTTTCCATACCCACCACTACATCCACCTTTTCATTTCCTATGAATTCTAAAAGTGCCTTTGAAGCGGCAGCAAAGGCCTCAGCATCTTTCAGCAAGGGAGTAATATCCTTAAAACCAATTCCTTGCTTTGGAAAATTATCGATATCCCGCACATACTGTTTAAAATCCATATTTGGTTTTTCTTTATTTTGCCCATAAATGTAAAAAGAAATATATTTGCAGGCCCTTTCACAAGGGAATTCACTTTAGGCCACGTGGCGCAACTGAATAGCGCATCTGATTACGGCTCAGAAGGTTCCAGGTTTGAATCCTGGCGTGGTCACGAATAAATAGTTCAATAAGAAAAAACGCCAAGTTCGCTTGAGCGTTTTTTTGTTTGGACTATTTTCAAAGCGGAGCTTTGGAGGATGTTCGAGCGAAGCGAAGAAAATCCTGGTGTGGTCACATCAAGCAGGAATCCCCGCTCCGAGGAGTGGGGTTATTTTTTTGGATCCGGCGTCAAAAGCTTGATTTTGTAAGGCGGGAACGAAAAAAGAATTGCAAAGCCGCTTGGCTTTGCAGGGTTTCCTATTTGCAGGAGCGACAACTCTCGGGATGTGCGCCTGCAAATCCTGGCGTGGTCACATCAAGCAGGAAACCCCGCTCCGAGGAGCGGGGTTATTTTTTTGGATCCGGCGTCAAAAGCTTGATTTTGTAAGGCGGGATCAGGAGTCCCGATAGTCCTTGGGACGAGTATTCCTGAATTTTAATTAAATACTTAATCTTGAACTTATACTCTTAATTAAACCCAATCTCCTTGAGGGCATCATGACTAATTCGGATGGCATCAAGTGGTTCCATTCCGTCAAAGGTCATATCCTGCTCTACCATATAGTATTTCATCCCTGAAAGCTGCTTGTGTTCCAATATGGTTTTAAAATCTATAGACCCCCTCCCAACCGGGGCAAAACGACCTTTTTCGTCCATGTCCTTTACATGCCAGATCTTAAAACGTCCCGGGTACTTTTCAAAGTAGGCTAACGGATCTGCTCCGGCTCTGGTCACCCAATACAAATCCATTTGGAAATTAACGTATTTCGGATCTGTATTTTCCAGCATATAGTCAATAGGCACTAGTCCTTCCTCATCTTCCATAAATTCAAAATCGTGATTGTGATAGAGTAATTTGAGTCCGGCATTATGGGCCTTTTCACCCAGCTGATTAATAATTTCGGTTAAATGGGCTGCACCCCCGGTCATGCCCAGGGTCAAGGTAGCTTCATCATACGTAAATAATCCCATTGGAGGTACGGGAACCACAAAATATTCGAATCCCGCAGCTTTAACATCAGCCATCATCTGTTCTGCATTTTCCAATGTCACCGATCCCTGGTGCGTACTTACAGGATTTAGCCCTAATTCTGCCAGTAGGGTTTTAAATTCTTCCGGGGACATCCCGTAGAATTTACCCCCGTCATAGCCAGCGGCTTCAACATTTACATATCCTGCATCGGCCACAGCCTGGAGGGTTTGCTTTGCATCGGTATTCATGTCATCCCTCACTGTGTAGAGGGCGAGACCACCAAAGGGTTGCTGCTCATGCTCAGTACAGGATAACAAGAAAAGGGTAAGAAGTAAGACTGGGTTTAAGTTTCTTAATTTCATGGATTCTAAAGATTACATAGTTCAGGTCTTTGCTATACAGAATACTCTAGTTGCTTTTTCTTTCCTTATTTGGATCGCATTAGGGCAACCTTAATTGCTTTTTGAAAAATCTCATGAATCTTCTTTATTTGAAACTTTTATTCCCAAATATCCATATTTAGTCGATATATAATCCAAAAGCGTGTAGATAAACAAAGCAATGCCGATCATTTCAAAAGATTCTTCTAACGTCATTATAATATGATAACTGAAGTCCTTTTTAGACATTTTTGTGGCAATTATTTCAAAACCTATAGCCCCAAAGACAAAAATTAATCCCGAAATCACAAAATACTTCCTTGTTCTTCTAGGTAATCTAGATAAAAATTTAAAATAGAGAATAAATAACACTAATACAGCTATTCCGTATGGAACAATCCATGCAGTTTCTAAATACCCGGTTAGATTCATTCTATTCCTAAAATAATCCCCCACTTTTTCATGAATAGACGCAAATTCATCTATGCCCAAGAATATAAATAATATCCCTAAAATAATCCACAATATAAAGTCTCTTCTCAGTATCTTTTTCCTTGTTGCAATCATAAAAATCAAAAATGCCGAAATCATTAAAGTACTCGATGAATAAAATGTTGGAACATTTCTCTCAGAGTCTAGACTGAACAGTCGACGTAATAAATTTGTATAATTGTTTCCATATAATGAATGTAATAATAGGAACAAAGAACTCAATATAATCAAAACTGAAATTAAGATAATTAAAGTCTTTAATGCCTGCCTAGGTGAGAATGAGATATTCATACAGTTCCGATAATTGAATCTGAGTAAAAATGTATTTCTTAATCTCTCAGATATTTTATTCTGATAGTTAAAATTAATGGTTTAATGCATACCTACTCAAAATTTAAATGAAAATCTATAAAATCACAATATTTTACGAGCAGCAATTATTGTATCGCACACTCCAAGAGAATTGGATGTAAAACAGGATAAATAGTATCTTCGCTGTAAATTCATTTGCTATGAAGATCAAATTGTTTTTCGCGGTATTTTTTTTAGTAATTATTACCTCCTGTTCCAAGGATTCTTCCCCTTCTGAGCCGAAAATTTCACAGGATCTACTCGATGCCATTACCGGACTCTATAACCTCTCAGAATATATTGTAAGTCCGCCCCAGGACCTCAACAACGATGATGTCCTTTCGCAAGACCTTATGGAAGAACTCGATTGCCTAAGTGCGAGTATCATACTGCGCGAAGACCTCAGTTACAGTAAATTTGCCATGCAATTGAATATCAGCCTTATTACCAACGACCTATACGCCATTTCCTGTAACTTTAATCAATCTACCACTGGAACCTGGGATCTGGTTAACGGACAGATCGTCCTTTCTGAGGAATCAGAGAACTCCTATGCCCTGGATGGTTCGGTCCTGACCCTTACCCTAGGGGAAATGCTACCGGATTTTCAGTCTCAGGTATTCGTAAAACAGTAAGCTGTATCCTGCCGGGAAATATGGCTAAACCAGTTCGTCCTTTTTTATATTAGAGATCTGTAACCAGGATTACATTGAAAGGGAGTCATTCACCTATCTTTGCATAAAATTTTATACATGGAATTACTACTTCAACCCTGGCCGTGGTATGTCTCCGGACCCTTGATAGCCCTGGTCATGGTCTTGCTGATCTATTTTGGCAAGACCTTTGGCATGTCTAGTAATCTGCGTACCCTGTGTACCATGGGAGGCGCAGATAATTTTGCTTCCTTCTTTAAATTTGATTGGAAGTCACAGATATGGAACCTGACCGTGGTATTGGGAGCTGTAATAGGCGGATTTATCGCAGTAAACTTCCTCTCAGATGGGTCTACAATCGCTCTGAACCCTGAAACAGTATCCGATCTCAGTTCCCTGGGATTTGAAAATGCCGGTGCCTCTCTGCTGCCTCCTGAAATATACGACTGGAATGCAGCTTTAACCTTAAAAGGGTTACTCATCCTGATAGGCGGTGGATTTCTTGTGGGCTTCGGTACCCGATACGCAGGAGGATGTACCTCAGGACACGCGATCAGCGGATTGAGTAATCTGCAGTGGCCCTCCCTGGTTGCCGTAATAGGCTTTTTTATTGGCGGACTCGTCATGGTTCATTTCTTGTACCCCTTAATCTTTAGCGCATGAAATTATTGAAGTATTTAATGGTCGGAGTATTCTTCGGTATTGTTTTAGTAAAATCTGAAGCCGTCTCCTGGTACAGGATCTTCGAGATGTTTCAATTTCAATCCTTCCATATGTATGGAATAATAGGATCAGCCGTGGTAGTTGGAATCGCTGCAATATGGCTCATCAAAAAGTCCAGACTCAACAGCATTGAAGGTCAACCCATAGAAATTCCTTCAAAAGACAAAAGTATTGCCAGATACATCATCGGAGGATCTGTATTCGGACTTGGCTGGGGCCTTGCCGGAGCTTGTCCCGGTCCCATGTATATTTTGGTTGGTACAGGAGTCCTGAGTATGTTCCTGGTCATCGGAGGTGCCATTCTCGGTACGTTTATGTACGGAGTATTGCGCGACAAACTACCGCATTAAGTCTATTTAACCCCGACCTCATCTACATAGGCACTTGATCTGTCCGAAGGCCGACTTCAATCCTTTTGATCTCACCTGTTCGCTCAAAGATGCGATTACTAGTCTCTGAATTGAGTTTTAAGCCATCGATCTTTTCAGATTTTCCACTCTCATAGATGAGTTCAACCTTTTCTTGGGTGCCAAAGCTATACACCACAGGGATCTGGCAATAGGTAAACGCAATACTGCCGGGTGCTAGTGTCAGAGTTTGCTGCTCCCCCTTTAAATCAATAAAATCAAACTGGGCTTCTTCTTTCAGGATCTCCTCCTTCTGAATCAAGCCTGTTCCAAATGACAATTTCCCATTTTGAACCTGTACTCCTAATTCGGCTAAACGACTAAGGATATCCTCCTTTACCTGCCCCGTCATACCCGGCTGCTGTGCCCCTTTGGTGGCAGGAGTATGGGAGTACGGATCTGTTGGAAAAGCACCGTATACCTCAGGTGATTTGTGAGCTCCTATTCCCTCATTGATCTCGTGGTAATGCTCCATCAGGGCTTTGATAGTTGATTCGGAAGCTCCTTCCGAAACAGCACGTCTGCTGCATTCCATTACGGCCAATAACAATTTAGAGACCATATGCCAGTAGATAGAGCCCAATCCTTCGTATCCGAAAAAGGTACCGGATCTGCCGGTGAAGGATTTGTGATCAAAAACCTCTTCAAAAATGTCAAGTACCAGGCTTTTTTCGGCTTTAACCAAGGAGGCGTACTTGCTATCCTTAAGCTCCTCTAACACTTTATTGAGATCATTTGCGTTGTGAAAATTACCATTAAAATGGTATTTCCCACTGACGTCTTTTTCAACTATCTGACTATTTCCTGTCTCTAGGAGCTCTGTTAATAGTTTAGAGTCTTTTACCCTTTCGGCGGGGATGACATTTTTAACCATGAATCCCGGTAACTGCTTATCAGGATAAAGGATATAACTGTTTTGATCCTTTCGGTAGAGAGCGCTCTTCCTCAGGCTATTGAGAAGCTTAAGTACTTCATCAGCTTTGAGGTAACCGGCACTGAGTACTGCAACCTGTCCTTCGAGCATTACACTCAAGTAGTCTACAGCAGTACCTTTTCCTGGTCTGATGCTGATCAGATTGTAGGAGTGATATAAATCGTCTTCTCTTTTGTTTGCGTCAATGGAATGCTCAAGGAATGGCAAAATAGTATCTGCAAATCGAATCAGTTCTGCTTTAGAAAGACTTACTTTCTTCCCACTAAAACCTGAATTATAGATCTGTTCGCGGTATTTACTACCAGAAGTTCCCAAACTTTCCATAATCTGTAATCGCTCTCCATCGGTGAAGGTCCTTTTAAGTCCGGCTTTGTGAGCTTCCAGTGTCTGAACCACAGACTTCATAAATTCTGAGATCTCTGAGGAAACTTTCACCTCATCCGCATCATTCGTTTCGACAATCTCTCTGAACTTCACTAAAAATCGTCTCAAGTAATAGAGTGTCACCATGGATACCCCGTTTCCTACCAACGCATTGTTGGCATCATTCC
This DNA window, taken from Muriicola soli, encodes the following:
- a CDS encoding sugar phosphate isomerase/epimerase family protein — encoded protein: MKLRNLNPVLLLTLFLLSCTEHEQQPFGGLALYTVRDDMNTDAKQTLQAVADAGYVNVEAAGYDGGKFYGMSPEEFKTLLAELGLNPVSTHQGSVTLENAEQMMADVKAAGFEYFVVPVPPMGLFTYDEATLTLGMTGGAAHLTEIINQLGEKAHNAGLKLLYHNHDFEFMEDEEGLVPIDYMLENTDPKYVNFQMDLYWVTRAGADPLAYFEKYPGRFKIWHVKDMDEKGRFAPVGRGSIDFKTILEHKQLSGMKYYMVEQDMTFDGMEPLDAIRISHDALKEIGFN
- a CDS encoding YeeE/YedE family protein, translating into MELLLQPWPWYVSGPLIALVMVLLIYFGKTFGMSSNLRTLCTMGGADNFASFFKFDWKSQIWNLTVVLGAVIGGFIAVNFLSDGSTIALNPETVSDLSSLGFENAGASLLPPEIYDWNAALTLKGLLILIGGGFLVGFGTRYAGGCTSGHAISGLSNLQWPSLVAVIGFFIGGLVMVHFLYPLIFSA
- a CDS encoding DUF6691 family protein, with amino-acid sequence MKLLKYLMVGVFFGIVLVKSEAVSWYRIFEMFQFQSFHMYGIIGSAVVVGIAAIWLIKKSRLNSIEGQPIEIPSKDKSIARYIIGGSVFGLGWGLAGACPGPMYILVGTGVLSMFLVIGGAILGTFMYGVLRDKLPH